One window from the genome of Acuticoccus sp. I52.16.1 encodes:
- a CDS encoding bifunctional diguanylate cyclase/phosphodiesterase, with product MLDRPDLSDDDPFEELASSACNLLADSLGVRYCGIINADEATLRASSSEFYYLPDDVKRRIVDNLSDAVLTAEYDSDVTLSSQLITLDEPGLGGTLGALFFPETEVTVFSVAPAGRTIDPTRFRRAAVSALPILYRLEDLRTERHDLIKSANLLHHVEELAKVGGWEQTLASGRMLWSDEIYRMHGLEKDGNLTLDRVLALYPSPARERLTLELERAAAERSGFDVTMPIRTASGDQRIVRTVGRAEIGPEGPIIYGITQDVTSQMSAERRQWWAANHDTVTKLPNRLLFEDRLETAVLRARRDGRRFAVIIIELANRNHRTTMSGYTLPDKLMLDISARLAGVTRGSDTIARLSLNEFAIILSDVKDRETLKPALSRLQAQIAAMRREDPGTDIVANLGIAFYPEHATGGEELTRAAEMALAQSRRTPNDPVRIFDNQIANDVAKRRQTILARARDSLTKSEFVPYYQPQIDIETNQVVGAEALVRWQTADVLLDAKDFAYVLDDHEVGSAVGRSVLDSVIADISKLRTMTQRPFRISVNASRTEVLRNDFLDTFLEKTRNENLQPNDFIIEITEDVIIGVDDQTLHDKISYLASSGVDFSLDDFGTGYASLIHITSFPVKEIKIDKQFVWGIENDRRKRAIVKGIIQIARSMGLHVIAEGVETVEQQEALREIGCRYVQGYLYAFPLPFAEFAAMLEAG from the coding sequence ATGCTCGACAGACCGGACCTCAGCGACGACGATCCCTTCGAGGAGCTGGCCTCTTCCGCCTGCAATCTCCTCGCTGACAGCCTGGGCGTGCGCTATTGCGGGATCATCAACGCCGATGAGGCGACGCTGCGCGCATCGTCGAGCGAGTTTTATTACCTCCCCGACGATGTAAAACGAAGAATAGTCGACAATCTCTCCGACGCGGTGTTGACCGCGGAGTACGATTCCGACGTCACGCTCTCCAGCCAACTGATCACGCTGGACGAGCCGGGTCTCGGCGGCACCCTCGGCGCCCTGTTCTTTCCCGAGACCGAGGTCACCGTCTTCTCCGTCGCTCCCGCCGGCCGCACGATCGACCCGACGCGCTTTCGCCGCGCCGCGGTCTCGGCACTGCCGATCCTCTACCGCCTGGAGGACCTGAGGACCGAGCGGCACGATCTCATCAAGTCCGCCAACCTCCTCCATCATGTCGAGGAGCTGGCGAAGGTCGGCGGCTGGGAGCAGACGCTCGCCTCCGGCCGCATGCTGTGGTCCGACGAGATCTACCGCATGCACGGCCTCGAGAAGGACGGCAACCTCACGCTCGACCGGGTGCTGGCGCTCTACCCCTCGCCGGCGCGCGAGCGGCTGACGCTGGAGCTGGAGCGCGCCGCCGCCGAACGCTCCGGCTTCGACGTGACGATGCCGATCCGCACCGCTTCGGGCGACCAGCGCATCGTGCGCACCGTCGGCCGGGCCGAGATCGGGCCGGAGGGGCCGATCATCTACGGCATCACCCAGGACGTGACGTCGCAGATGTCGGCCGAGCGGCGCCAGTGGTGGGCCGCCAACCACGACACGGTGACCAAGCTCCCCAACCGCCTCCTGTTCGAGGATCGGCTGGAGACCGCGGTCTTGCGCGCGCGCCGGGATGGGCGGCGGTTCGCCGTCATCATCATCGAGCTCGCCAACCGCAACCACCGCACCACGATGTCCGGCTACACCCTGCCGGACAAGCTCATGCTCGACATCTCGGCCCGCCTCGCCGGCGTCACCCGCGGATCGGACACGATCGCCCGGCTGTCGCTGAACGAATTCGCCATCATCCTGTCCGACGTGAAGGACCGCGAGACGCTGAAGCCGGCCCTGTCGCGTCTGCAGGCGCAGATCGCGGCGATGCGGCGCGAGGACCCGGGGACCGACATCGTCGCCAATCTCGGCATCGCCTTCTATCCCGAGCATGCGACCGGCGGCGAGGAGCTGACGCGCGCGGCCGAAATGGCACTCGCCCAGTCGCGCCGCACGCCCAACGACCCGGTGCGCATCTTCGACAACCAGATCGCCAACGACGTTGCCAAGCGGCGGCAGACGATCCTCGCTCGCGCGCGCGACAGCCTGACCAAGAGCGAGTTCGTCCCCTACTACCAGCCGCAGATCGACATCGAGACCAACCAGGTCGTCGGTGCCGAGGCGCTGGTGCGCTGGCAGACCGCCGACGTCCTGCTCGACGCCAAGGACTTCGCCTACGTGCTCGACGACCACGAGGTGGGCAGCGCCGTCGGCCGCTCCGTGCTCGACAGCGTGATCGCCGACATCTCCAAGCTGCGCACGATGACGCAGCGCCCGTTCCGGATCTCGGTCAACGCCTCGCGCACCGAGGTGCTGCGCAACGACTTCCTCGACACCTTCCTGGAAAAGACCCGCAACGAGAACCTGCAACCCAACGACTTCATCATCGAGATCACCGAGGACGTCATCATCGGCGTCGACGACCAGACGCTGCACGACAAGATCTCCTATCTCGCCTCCTCCGGGGTCGACTTCTCGCTGGACGACTTCGGCACCGGCTACGCCTCGCTGATCCACATCACCAGCTTCCCGGTCAAAGAGATCAAGATCGACAAGCAGTTCGTTTGGGGGATCGAGAACGACCGGCGCAAGCGGGCGATCGTCAAAGGCATCATCCAGATCGCCCGGTCGATGGGCCTGCACGTGATCGCCGAGGGGGTCGAGACGGTCGAGCAGCAGGAGGCGCTGCGCGAGATCGGTTGCCGCTACGTGCAGGGCTACCTCTACGCCTTCCCGCTGCCGTTCGCCGAATTCGCCGCCATGCTGGAAGCCGGCTGA